A region of Oryzias latipes chromosome 18, ASM223467v1 DNA encodes the following proteins:
- the LOC110017101 gene encoding uncharacterized protein LOC110017101 codes for MLTRSANIAQNALRSYQNALRLTHNTLRVTHNTLRLMDPKMAHGGAKKMTYKWTDEDVDKLIRLRMEKESLFSGKRFASAAGWEAVIQELGLTEFISPARAAKKWENLKKTYKELLRPPTGSGTEAGEASAASWKWFSLMHEAIGNRASVRPPCLIASCWENPSTSSGASSASVQQQQEQAGEDEEEEEEERRPPPAKRPRRGSLFQILEKAESREEERAAREEERARREEERQERLLLILEKIVEKI; via the exons atgctcactcgatcggcgaatattgcccagaatgcactgcgttcataccagaatgcattgcgtctgaccCACAATACACTGCGTGTGACCCACAATACATTGCGTTTGATGGATCCGAAAATGGCGCACGGTGGCGCGAAGAAAATGACTTATAAAT ggacagacgaggatgtGGATAAATTGATCCGCCTGCGGATGGAGAAGGAGAGCCTGTTTTCAGGCAAAAGATTCGCTTCAGCTGCCGGATGGGA AGCAGTGATACAGGAATTGGGGCTGACAGAATTTATTAGTCCAGCcagagctgcaaaaaaatgGGAGAACCTAAAGAAAACATACAAG GAACTTTTAAGGCCTCCCACCGGCAGTGGCACTGAGGCAGGGGAAGCTTCAGCAGCATCATGGAAGTGGTTCTCCTTGATGCATGAGGCAATAGGCAACAGGGCATCTGTTAGGCCTCCATGCCTCATTGCCTCATGCTGGGAGAACCCTTCCACATCCTCTGGGGCATCCTCTGCCTCAGTCCAACAACAGCAGGAGCAGGCAggggaagatgaggaggaggaggaggaggagcggcgGCCGCCGCCAGCTAAGAGGCCACGGCGGGGCAGCCTTTTCCAAATTTTAGAAAAggcagagagcagagaggaggaaagagccgcaagagaggaggaaagggcCAGAAGAGAGGAAGAGAGACAAGAAAGACTCTTACTTATTCTAGAAAAGATTGTAGAAaaaatttaa